The genome window CGGATAGATTTCTTGGAAAAGTAATTGTAAAAAATGATAGGTGGAAATTTACGGGAGGAGCTCCAATTGAGTTTGAAAAGAGAGGAAAATTTAAATGGAAGATCACATACAATTATGCAAAAATATTTCCTTTACCACTTGTAAAGGTATCTGTAAAATTTGAAGTTGCAGATGAAAAATTTACAGATATATTTGTGTATACGGAGGAAGTTGTAAATGGAGGAGAAGCTAATAAAGGCGATTGAACTGTCAAAGCAGGGAAAATTTGATGAGGCTGAAAAAATTTACAGAGAACTTATAAAAGAAAATGTGCCTGAAGCGTATAATAACCTTGGAAATATATATAGAAGAAAAGGTTTGATTGCAAAGGCTATAGAGTACTACAAACAAGCTTTACAAATAAAGCCCGATTTTGCAGAATGCTACTTTAACATGGGTTGTGCATTCATGGAAATAGATAATTACTCTCTTGCAATATTTAACTTTGAAAAGGCTGAAAAGTTGGGATTTAATGATTTTGAGCTTAATGTGCAACTAGCATTATGTTATCTTGCAACTGGAAATAATAGAAAGGCACAAGAGAGAATGAAAGATGAAAAAGTTCGGCAGGAAGTTTTAAAATATATTGAGGGGTGAAACCATGGCTGAATTAGAACACTACCTTCGACCTTTATTTGATTATTGGTATTACTCATTGATTGCTGGTGTTTTTCTTCTCTTTGCTGCAAAATTTGTTGAAAAGTTATCTGTTGCAATATTTGGGTTTATAATTGGTATTAACATTTTATTTCCAGCGATAGTTGAAAGAGTTCCGCAAATTAAGGAATGGCTTTCGAATCCAACGTATTATCAAATTTCAATGGTTGTTTTTGGTGTTATTGCTGCTGCGGTTTTGTATGCAATATATAAATCTATAACATTTATCTTTGGATTTTTAATAGTTGGCGCCCTTGGTTATTATATAGCAAACTTTATAATTGGTTATTTTGGAATTACACTATCATTTGAGCCATTGTATTTATACGCAGGTGTTGCAATTGTTCTTGGAATTTTGGGTGGAATTGTAACTTATAAAAAGAGCGCAGAGGTCATAGGTATTTTATCTATTCTTGTAGGTGCTGGAACTATTTCTGCGGTTATAATTGGCTTTATTTTAAAAGGTGATTTTTCAAAAATAGATGAACCGCTCTTTTCTTCTGTAGCGATAGTTATTTTTCTAATTCTTGTAGTATTAGGATTTGTAATTAATTTTAAAAAGAAAAAAGAATAGTTTTTGGAGGTGAATTGTTTTGAGGCTTTCAATTAATTGGCTAAAAGATTTTGTAAATATTGAAAAGAGTGCAGAAGAGATTGCTGAAAAGCTTAGTTTAAGGGGGACAAATGTAGAAGAAATAATTAACCCTTTCGATGTTGAAGGAAAAATAGTTGTTGGAAAGGTAATAGATGTTGAAAAACATCCTAATGCAGATAAATTAATTGTATGTAAGGTTGATGTTGGTGATCAAATAAAAACGATTTTAACCGGAGACCTCAGTGTTTCCAAGGGAGATACAGTGCCAGTAGCACTTGAAGGTGCTAGGCTTTTTGATTTAAAAATTGTTCCAAGAAAGATGCGTGGAATATTGTCTGAAGGTATGATGTGCTCTCTTCAAGAGTTAGGTCTTGAAGAAAAATCAAGTGGGGTGTATAAGTTTAAGGAAGAAGTGCAGCCGGGGACGGATGTAATTGAATACTTTGGATTAAAAGACAAAGTACTTGATATAGAAATTACACCAAATAGACCTGATTGTCTCAGCGTTATAGGTATTGCAAGGGAAGTTTCTGCAATTTATGATGTTGATTTGAATTTGAAAATTAAGAATATAGAAGGGAAAGAAAAATTTCCAGTTGAAATTAAGATTGAAAGTGATGGGTGTTACAGGTATACTGCAAGGGTTATAAGGAATGTTACAGTAAAAGAAAGCCCTATGTGGCTTAAAAAAAGGCTAATTGCAGCTGGATTAAGACCAATAAACAACATTGTTGATATCACAAATTATGTAATGCTTGAAACTGGCCATCCAGTGCATGCTTTTGATTTGAAAAACGTTCCTAAGATAGTTGTAAAAGATGCAAAAGGCGGAGAAGAGGTACTACTTTTGGATGAAAACAAATACAAGCTTTTGGGTGGAGAAGTATTGATAACTGATGGTGAAAAGATATTAGCACTTGGTGGAGTAATGGGTGGGGAAGAATCAGGAGTAAAGGATGATACAAAAGATATTCTCCTTGAAGTTGCTATGTTCGATCCTGTTAGAATAAGAAAAACATCAAAAGCACACGGAATTATCACAGATTCTTCTTATAGATTTGAAAGAGGTGTAGATCCAAACGATGCAATATATGTTATAAATAGGCTTACAGAGCTTATTTTAGAACTTTCGGGTGGAACACCTACTGATATTCTAGATCTTTATCCAAGAAAGATTGATAGAACTGAGATCGATTTTGATTTTAATTTTACAAA of Thermosipho africanus Ob7 contains these proteins:
- a CDS encoding tetratricopeptide repeat protein; its protein translation is MEEKLIKAIELSKQGKFDEAEKIYRELIKENVPEAYNNLGNIYRRKGLIAKAIEYYKQALQIKPDFAECYFNMGCAFMEIDNYSLAIFNFEKAEKLGFNDFELNVQLALCYLATGNNRKAQERMKDEKVRQEVLKYIEG
- the pheT gene encoding phenylalanine--tRNA ligase subunit beta, encoding MRLSINWLKDFVNIEKSAEEIAEKLSLRGTNVEEIINPFDVEGKIVVGKVIDVEKHPNADKLIVCKVDVGDQIKTILTGDLSVSKGDTVPVALEGARLFDLKIVPRKMRGILSEGMMCSLQELGLEEKSSGVYKFKEEVQPGTDVIEYFGLKDKVLDIEITPNRPDCLSVIGIAREVSAIYDVDLNLKIKNIEGKEKFPVEIKIESDGCYRYTARVIRNVTVKESPMWLKKRLIAAGLRPINNIVDITNYVMLETGHPVHAFDLKNVPKIVVKDAKGGEEVLLLDENKYKLLGGEVLITDGEKILALGGVMGGEESGVKDDTKDILLEVAMFDPVRIRKTSKAHGIITDSSYRFERGVDPNDAIYVINRLTELILELSGGTPTDILDLYPRKIDRTEIDFDFNFTNKVVGENIEEDVQKKILGRLGFEVEGNKVFVPTYRYFDVTRPIDLVEEISRIYGMEKIESKPFRILINSNSRSKNQKLRYKLKDALKAEGFLEAMNLSFVSNDIVGKWNFTGFSVRISNPINEEMAVMRPSLLYGLLDSLSYNYKRQNRDVKLFEVGKVFIEENGQPKDVEKLAFVATGRINKRDYTDQRMIDFYTFKGYIENLAEEFNLKFEFEPAEVEGFVPTRCARILLNGQEIGVMGMLDDEMMDKFYDVKDEVYALEISTQPLYENYVEVPEYRESSQFPSVRRDVSLLVPNDFLMGKVIEGLYKYKYVEEAGISDVYTGKGIEEGYKSVTVYCVFRAEDKTLSEDEVNKIWEKIKKDLIYKYPLKLRFEEV